One genomic segment of Parus major isolate Abel chromosome 10, Parus_major1.1, whole genome shotgun sequence includes these proteins:
- the SCG3 gene encoding secretogranin-3 isoform X2: MFLGLAVALQVLALLASRGHGFPKPAGTDKAIHNRQLSVERPLEEQIAEAEADKNRKITPTENKPEFRNYSFVDDLNLLKSVAERERNEKERESIRSSLYEQQLAIDDADSTKNRRLVDDYDSTKSGLDYKFQDDPDGLHQLDGTPLTAEDIVQKIAARIYEENDRGVFDKIVSKLLNLGLITESQAYTLEDEVAEVLQQLIANEAKDREKESEDFDYPASRADSGTKEKQQERMTPSKSDQDSFTNGEVDDTLDNTWSSSNVLERRNELPSEDNFEDLQYFPNFYALLKSLNSETETKEKETLITIMKTLIDFVKMMVKYGTITPEEGVSYLENLDTMIAEQTKKKLENPSTKTRAKLTADKSSEEADSTKEEAAKMEKEYEVSKDSTKTEGQNAAGNSGESGGKSEAYLEAIRKNIEWLKKHNKQDYDLSKLRDFIDQQADAYVDKGILDKEEADVIKRIYGSL; the protein is encoded by the exons ATGTTCCTCGGGCTGGCGGTCGCGCTGCAGGTGCTGGCGCTGCTGGCGAGCCGGGGGCACGGCTTCCCCAAACCCGCGGGCACAG ATAAAGCTATACACAACAGACAGTTAAGTGTAGAAAGACCTTTGGAGGAACAG ATTGCTGAAGCTGAGGCAGACAAGAATAGGAAAATAACTCCCACAG aaaataagcCAGAGTTCAGGAATTATTCCTTTGTTGATGACCTGAACCTGCTCAAATCAGtagcagaaagagaaaggaatgagaAGGAGAGGGAGTCAATTAGAAGCTCTTTGTACGAACAGCAACTGGCCATTGATGATGCAGACTCCACCAAGAACCGCAGGCTTGTGGATGACTATGACTCCACTAAAAGCGGGCTGGATTATAAATTCCAAG ACGATCCAGATGGCCTTCATCAGTTAGATGGCACTCCTTTGACTGCTGAAGATATTGTTCAAAAAATTGCTGCAAGAATTTATGAGGAAAATGACAGAGGAGTGTTTGACAAGATTGTTTCAAAACTTCTAAATCTGGGGCTA ATCACAGAGAGTCAGGCCTATACCCTGGAAGATGAAGTGGCAGAGGTTTTACAACAGCTAATTGCAAATGAAGCAAAGGATCGTGAGAAGGAGTCTGAAGATTTTGATTaccctgccagcagagcagacagtggtacaaaagaaaagcaacaggaaagaaTG ACACCAAGCAAATCTGATCAGGATAGTTTCACTAATGGAGAAGTTGATGATACACTGGATAACACGTGGTCATCATCTAACGtgctggaaagaagaaatgagcTGCCTTCTGAAGATAATTTCGAAGATCTccaatattttccaaatttttatgCATTATTAAAAAGTCTTAACTCAG AGACAGAGACGAAAGAGAAAGAGACCTTGATAACTATCATGAAAACCCTGATTGATTTTGTGAAGATGATGGTTAAATATGGAACAATCACACCAGAAGAAGGAGTTTCCTATCTTG aaaactTAGATACAATGATAGCTGAGCAGACAAAGAAGAAGCTTGAGAACCCTTCCACTAAAACCAGGGCAAAACTAACAGCAG ACAAGAGTAGTGAAGAAGCAGACAGTACAAAGGAAGAAGCAGCTAAAATGGAAAAGGAGTATGAAGTTTCAAAGGATTCTACAAAAACTGAAGGacaaaatgcagcaggaaaCAGTGGAGAATCCGGAG GGAAATCTGAGGCATATTTGGAAGCAATCAGGAAGAACATAGAATGGctgaaaaaacacaataaacaAG ACTATGATCTTTCAAAGCTGAGAGATTTCATTGATCAGCAAGCTGATGCTTATGTGGACAAGGGCATCCTGGACAAGGAAGAGGCTGATGTAATTAAACGCATCTATGGCAGCCTGTAA
- the SCG3 gene encoding secretogranin-3 isoform X1, whose protein sequence is MFLGLAVALQVLALLASRGHGFPKPAGTDKAIHNRQLSVERPLEEQIAEAEADKNRKITPTENKPEFRNYSFVDDLNLLKSVAERERNEKERESIRSSLYEQQLAIDDADSTKNRRLVDDYDSTKSGLDYKFQDDPDGLHQLDGTPLTAEDIVQKIAARIYEENDRGVFDKIVSKLLNLGLITESQAYTLEDEVAEVLQQLIANEAKDREKESEDFDYPASRADSGTKEKQQERMTPSKSDQDSFTNGEVDDTLDNTWSSSNVLERRNELPSEDNFEDLQYFPNFYALLKSLNSETETKEKETLITIMKTLIDFVKMMVKYGTITPEEGVSYLENLDTMIAEQTKKKLENPSTKTRAKLTADKSSEEADSTKEEAAKMEKEYEVSKDSTKTEGQNAAGNSGESGGKSEAYLEAIRKNIEWLKKHNKQGNKEDYDLSKLRDFIDQQADAYVDKGILDKEEADVIKRIYGSL, encoded by the exons ATGTTCCTCGGGCTGGCGGTCGCGCTGCAGGTGCTGGCGCTGCTGGCGAGCCGGGGGCACGGCTTCCCCAAACCCGCGGGCACAG ATAAAGCTATACACAACAGACAGTTAAGTGTAGAAAGACCTTTGGAGGAACAG ATTGCTGAAGCTGAGGCAGACAAGAATAGGAAAATAACTCCCACAG aaaataagcCAGAGTTCAGGAATTATTCCTTTGTTGATGACCTGAACCTGCTCAAATCAGtagcagaaagagaaaggaatgagaAGGAGAGGGAGTCAATTAGAAGCTCTTTGTACGAACAGCAACTGGCCATTGATGATGCAGACTCCACCAAGAACCGCAGGCTTGTGGATGACTATGACTCCACTAAAAGCGGGCTGGATTATAAATTCCAAG ACGATCCAGATGGCCTTCATCAGTTAGATGGCACTCCTTTGACTGCTGAAGATATTGTTCAAAAAATTGCTGCAAGAATTTATGAGGAAAATGACAGAGGAGTGTTTGACAAGATTGTTTCAAAACTTCTAAATCTGGGGCTA ATCACAGAGAGTCAGGCCTATACCCTGGAAGATGAAGTGGCAGAGGTTTTACAACAGCTAATTGCAAATGAAGCAAAGGATCGTGAGAAGGAGTCTGAAGATTTTGATTaccctgccagcagagcagacagtggtacaaaagaaaagcaacaggaaagaaTG ACACCAAGCAAATCTGATCAGGATAGTTTCACTAATGGAGAAGTTGATGATACACTGGATAACACGTGGTCATCATCTAACGtgctggaaagaagaaatgagcTGCCTTCTGAAGATAATTTCGAAGATCTccaatattttccaaatttttatgCATTATTAAAAAGTCTTAACTCAG AGACAGAGACGAAAGAGAAAGAGACCTTGATAACTATCATGAAAACCCTGATTGATTTTGTGAAGATGATGGTTAAATATGGAACAATCACACCAGAAGAAGGAGTTTCCTATCTTG aaaactTAGATACAATGATAGCTGAGCAGACAAAGAAGAAGCTTGAGAACCCTTCCACTAAAACCAGGGCAAAACTAACAGCAG ACAAGAGTAGTGAAGAAGCAGACAGTACAAAGGAAGAAGCAGCTAAAATGGAAAAGGAGTATGAAGTTTCAAAGGATTCTACAAAAACTGAAGGacaaaatgcagcaggaaaCAGTGGAGAATCCGGAG GGAAATCTGAGGCATATTTGGAAGCAATCAGGAAGAACATAGAATGGctgaaaaaacacaataaacaAGGTAACAAAGAAG ACTATGATCTTTCAAAGCTGAGAGATTTCATTGATCAGCAAGCTGATGCTTATGTGGACAAGGGCATCCTGGACAAGGAAGAGGCTGATGTAATTAAACGCATCTATGGCAGCCTGTAA